One window of the Candidatus Bathyarchaeota archaeon genome contains the following:
- a CDS encoding heavy metal-binding domain-containing protein, with protein sequence MEVLGIVTGSSVRTRGVGGRLMAGVEAMLGGRSEAYLMELEKARDEALRELVDKTARMSGNAVISVDFETTQILEGFIVVTVYGTAFTAVPEQG encoded by the coding sequence GTGGAGGTTCTGGGGATAGTCACGGGTTCCAGCGTCAGGACTAGGGGTGTAGGCGGCCGTTTGATGGCTGGGGTCGAGGCTATGCTGGGGGGTAGGAGTGAGGCCTACCTTATGGAGCTTGAAAAGGCTAGGGATGAGGCTCTGAGGGAGCTTGTGGATAAAACCGCTCGGATGAGTGGAAACGCCGTGATATCGGTCGACTTTGAGACTACTCAGATACTCGAAGGCTTCATCGTGGTTACCGTGTACGGCACGGCTTTCACGGCCGTGCCGGAGCAGGGTTAG
- a CDS encoding type II toxin-antitoxin system RelE/ParE family toxin, with protein MKPYRIAVTARFKRSFRSLPKEVQERAYRAILGLMESPFIGVKLRGELSGLWRLRVGEYRIIYAIEEETRRVVLLDVGHRRAIY; from the coding sequence TTGAAGCCGTACCGTATAGCCGTAACGGCGAGGTTTAAGAGGAGCTTCAGGTCTCTTCCTAAGGAAGTTCAGGAGAGGGCTTATAGAGCCATCTTAGGGCTTATGGAGAGTCCGTTTATAGGTGTTAAGCTTAGGGGTGAGCTTTCGGGGCTTTGGAGACTCAGAGTAGGTGAATACAGGATAATATACGCTATAGAGGAGGAGACGAGAAGAGTCGTTTTATTAGACGTGGGTCATAGAAGAGCCATATACTGA
- a CDS encoding 4Fe-4S binding protein: MKVKLRIVYPTGYVERPILAEAILTTGIKMNILEATLDARSGELIASLEAEEPEIERLVAFLKDRGVKVERIVGMLKVDKDRCIDCGACVSICPVQAIEMGEDWSVRFDEDRCVGCGACVRACPMKAVTLV, encoded by the coding sequence ATGAAGGTTAAGCTTAGAATAGTCTATCCCACCGGGTATGTCGAGCGGCCTATACTGGCGGAGGCTATACTGACCACCGGTATCAAGATGAATATCCTAGAGGCGACGCTCGACGCCAGAAGCGGTGAGCTCATAGCCTCGCTAGAGGCCGAGGAGCCTGAAATCGAGAGGCTTGTGGCGTTTCTGAAGGATAGGGGTGTGAAGGTCGAGAGGATAGTCGGGATGCTTAAGGTCGATAAGGACAGGTGCATAGACTGTGGAGCCTGCGTCTCGATATGCCCGGTTCAAGCGATAGAGATGGGTGAAGACTGGAGCGTGAGGTTCGACGAGGATAGGTGCGTCGGGTGCGGAGCCTGTGTAAGAGCATGTCCGATGAAGGCGGTTACCCTAGTCTAA
- a CDS encoding aminotransferase class V-fold PLP-dependent enzyme, which translates to MFRVLEERLWLNHAALAPLPLPAKQAFEKAIDSMHRGDYGFIDKAEEARRLFATLIGCSPDEVALMPNTSYGMAAVSTGLKYKPGANVVTTDLEFPSVVYTWLALQNRGLLKVRFVRSKNGVLKVEDFEKAIDDETVIVAVSHVEYQNGWRNDLKAICEIAHEHGAYVLDDAIQAVGAVKVDVEKEGIDFLAAGGYKWLLSPIGTGYLYVGRELIDELETPIVGASSAEPELVERFETQPIQGFYPSKVFRPAETARRFEPGMLAAHAFVASAESLKILLEADPDKVEKRIAELIHMLRNRLEELGIEVLTPEMDKPAGILTFKARKPEEIVKRLRRMNIVVSVRGGGVRVSPHFYNDEEDIERLVDAVGKIIR; encoded by the coding sequence TTGTTTCGGGTCTTAGAGGAACGGCTGTGGCTTAACCATGCAGCGCTCGCTCCGCTGCCGCTTCCGGCTAAGCAGGCCTTCGAGAAAGCCATAGATTCCATGCACAGGGGAGACTACGGGTTCATCGACAAGGCCGAGGAGGCTAGGAGGCTCTTCGCGACGCTGATAGGATGTAGCCCAGACGAGGTGGCTCTCATGCCGAACACGAGCTACGGCATGGCCGCGGTTTCCACAGGTCTCAAGTATAAGCCTGGGGCGAACGTGGTGACAACCGACCTGGAGTTTCCGTCGGTCGTATATACGTGGCTCGCCCTACAGAACAGGGGTCTCCTAAAGGTCAGGTTCGTGAGAAGTAAGAACGGAGTACTCAAGGTCGAAGACTTCGAGAAAGCCATAGACGACGAAACGGTCATAGTCGCCGTAAGCCACGTCGAATACCAAAACGGCTGGAGGAACGACCTGAAAGCCATATGCGAGATAGCCCATGAACACGGAGCCTACGTGCTAGACGACGCTATACAAGCCGTCGGAGCCGTGAAAGTAGACGTTGAAAAAGAGGGGATAGATTTTCTAGCCGCCGGCGGGTATAAGTGGCTCCTAAGCCCCATAGGAACCGGATACCTCTACGTCGGACGAGAACTCATAGATGAGCTAGAGACCCCTATCGTAGGTGCCTCAAGCGCAGAGCCGGAGCTCGTCGAAAGGTTCGAGACCCAGCCGATCCAAGGGTTCTACCCGAGCAAGGTGTTTCGACCCGCAGAGACGGCTAGAAGGTTCGAGCCTGGGATGCTAGCCGCCCACGCATTCGTAGCATCCGCTGAGTCGCTCAAGATACTCCTAGAAGCAGACCCAGACAAGGTGGAAAAGCGCATAGCAGAGCTTATACACATGCTCAGAAACCGGCTTGAAGAGCTGGGGATCGAGGTTTTAACGCCTGAGATGGATAAACCAGCAGGGATACTGACGTTTAAAGCGAGAAAACCCGAAGAGATTGTCAAGAGGCTTAGGAGGATGAACATCGTGGTCTCGGTGAGGGGAGGAGGGGTCAGGGTTTCACCCCACTTCTACAACGATGAGGAAGACATAGAGCGTCTAGTAGACGCCGTCGGGAAAATCATACGCTAG
- a CDS encoding UPF0280 family protein, with protein MPPIRVWRRFRETRLSIVTDRPDAAERCWIEALKQRVKLESYLRINPSFASSLDPVEVEPQTPEVVRRMASTGFLAGVGPMASVAGVIADMALEEGLKTGPGILVVENGGEVAVSTLVEPVDVGVYTGVEEIRGFGFRIKPQDTPVGIGSSSSKLGAGISLGEADLVTVFAENAGLADAAATAVCNMVKGEDIQETVRRALDKALKIDGVLGCIVVYRGFIGFRGWIPEVIKTPREGFRLG; from the coding sequence ATGCCGCCGATAAGGGTCTGGAGACGCTTCAGGGAAACCAGGCTCAGCATCGTAACCGATAGACCAGATGCCGCTGAGAGATGTTGGATAGAGGCTTTAAAACAACGCGTCAAGCTCGAATCCTATCTGAGGATAAACCCGTCGTTCGCTTCGAGCCTAGACCCCGTCGAGGTCGAGCCTCAAACCCCCGAGGTCGTTAGGAGGATGGCTTCGACCGGGTTTCTAGCAGGGGTAGGACCCATGGCCAGCGTAGCAGGGGTTATAGCCGATATGGCCTTAGAGGAGGGGTTGAAGACTGGGCCGGGGATTCTGGTGGTCGAAAACGGCGGAGAGGTCGCGGTCTCGACTTTAGTGGAGCCCGTCGATGTAGGCGTCTACACAGGCGTCGAGGAGATCAGGGGATTCGGGTTCAGGATAAAACCCCAAGACACACCCGTAGGGATAGGCTCTAGTAGCTCTAAACTCGGAGCCGGTATAAGCCTAGGAGAGGCGGACTTGGTGACGGTATTCGCCGAAAACGCGGGTCTCGCAGATGCGGCGGCGACCGCGGTATGTAATATGGTGAAAGGGGAGGATATTCAGGAAACGGTGAGAAGAGCCTTGGATAAGGCTTTAAAAATCGACGGGGTCTTAGGGTGCATCGTGGTCTACAGGGGTTTCATAGGGTTTAGAGGCTGGATCCCCGAGGTGATTAAAACACCGCGTGAGGGGTTTAGACTAGGGTAA